The following nucleotide sequence is from Rubrivirga sp. SAORIC476.
CTCGGAGCGGTCGAGGAACGGCGCGGGCCAGAAGCCCATCAGCAGCATCAGCGCCGCCAGCGGCAGCAGCAGGCCGATCTCGCGCCCGTTCAGGTCGGCCATCGTGCGGTTCTCCTCGTTCGTGATCTCGCCGAAGAACGTCCGGTACACCATCCACAGGAGGTAGACTGCCGCGAAGATGACGCCCGTCGTGGCGACCGCGATCAGAACGGGGTTGCCGAGCGTCGGCGAGTTCCAGGACCCGATCAGGATCATGAACTCGCCCACGAAGCCGTTCAGGCCCGGCAGACCCGCCGAGGCGAACACGCTGAAGAGCATGAAGAAGGTCAGCACCGGGACGCTCTTCGCGATGCCGCCGAAGTCCGCCATCGCGCGGGTGTGGCGCCGCTCGTAGAGCATGCCGATGATGAGGAACAGCGCGCCCGTCGAGATGCCGTGGTTGACCATCTGGATCAGCGCCCCCTGCGAGGCGATCACGTCGAAGGCGAACACGCCGAGCACGACGAACCCGAGGTGGGACACCGACGAGTAGGCGACGAGCTTCTTGACGTCGGTCTGCGCGAACGCGACCAGCGCGCCGTACACGATGCCGATGACGGCCAGCACGCCGATCCACGGCGCCGCCGCCGCGCTCGCGTTCGGGAAGAATGGGATGACGAACCGCAGCAGCCCGTAGGTGCCCATCTTCAGCAGCACGCCCGCCAGCACCACCGAGCCACCCGTCGGCGCCTGGGTGTGGGCGTCGGGCAACCACGTGTGGAACGGGAAGAGCGGCACCTTGATCATGAACGCCAGCCCGAAGACGGCGAACAGGCCCCACTGCGCGCCCAGCGGCACGCCGAAGCTGACCAGCTTGTACCAGTCGGTCGTGAACACGCCGCCGTTGACGGCGTCGCCCGCCGCGAATCCGAGCCACAGCACACCGACCAGCATCAGCAGGGAGCCAACCAGCGTGTAGAGCACGAACTTGACCGCCGCGTAGACCCGGTCCTCTCCGCCCCAGATGCCGATGAGGAACACCATCGGGATCAGCGTCAGCTCGAAGAAGATGTAGAACAGGAAGACGTCGAACGCGGCGAACACGCCGAGCACGCCGGTCTCCAGCAGCAGCATGAGCGCGTAGTAGCCCTTGTGCGCCTTGCCGATGTACGTCCACGACGAGAGCACGATGATCGGCCCCAGCAGGGTCGTGAGCAGGATCAGGAGCAGGTTCAGCCCATCGACGCCCACGAAGTAGGTGATGTCGACGCCGCCGAACCACAGCAGGCGCGTCGCCATCTGGGGCGCGGCCGCGGTCGACACCGCCGGGTCGAAGCCGAGCCACAGCCCGATCGAGATCGCGAACGTGACCAGCGTCACGCCGAGCGCGCCCCACCGGATCGCGTTCACCGACGGCAGCGCAAGCAGCGCGAGCGCGCCGAGCGCCGGGAGGAAGATGACGAGCGAGAGGAGCATCGAGTTCAGAGTGCGGAGTTCGGTGTTCGGGGCCGGACCGTGCGGGTGTTCGCTGCCGAACCCCGGACGCTCGACACCGAACCCATCATCAGACGAAGAGGACGAGCGCGACGACGGCCACCACGCCCACCACGATGGCAAGCGCGTAGGTCTGGACGACGCCCGTCTGCGCGCCGCGGAGCCAGCCCGAGAGCCGACGGACGCCGTGGGCGAGGCCCATCACACCCCCATCGACCACGTTCTTGTCGAACGGGGCGAACACCTTGCGGGCGCCCTCCACCGTGGCCTTGACGAACGTGGCGTTGTAGACCCGGTCGAAGAACCAGACCTGGCTCGCGGGGGCGTAGAAGAGCGCGAACACCTTGCGCACGGAGCGGTCCGCCTCGGGGCCGCGGCTAGCGAAGCGGAAGCCCAGCCACGCCGCCGCGATGCCGGCGATGGCGAGGGTGGCGCCCAGACCGAGCAGGATCCACTCGGTCGTGTGGGAGGCGTGGTGCGCGTCGAGCGTTGCGAACAGGGAGCCCGCCGGAGCCGTCGCCGCCTCCAGCGCGTCCGCCACCGGACCGAGGTGGCCGTCGTGGCCCACCAGCCAGCCGTGGATCCACGAGGCGTTCTCACCGAACACGGCGGGCAGGCCGAAGAAGCCCGCGACGGCCGCGAGACCTGCGAGCACCATCAGCGGGATCGTCATCGTGATCGGGCTCTCGTGGGCGCGCGTGTCGAACGCGTCCGGCCAGCGCGACTCGCCCTCGAACGTCAGCAGGTAGGCGCGCGTCATGTAGATCGCCGTCAGCACGGCCGTGATCAGGCCGACGACCCACAGCACGCCGTAGCCGATGTGGACCTGGTTGGCGAACTCGAACGTGCGGAACAGGATCTCGTCCTTCGAGAAGAAGCCCGACAGCGGCGGCAGGCCCGCGATGGCGAGCGTGGAGACCAGGAAGGTCGCCGCCGTCACCTTCATGTCCTTGCGGAGGCCGCCCATCGTCCGCATGTCCTGCGCGTCGAAGCCCCCTTCGTACGGAAGCGTCGCGTAGGCGGGCTTCGGACCGTCGGCATGGTGGCCTTCGCCGTGGTCCGGCGCGTGGTCGTCCCCGTGGCCGCCGTGATGATCCGGCACGAGGCCCTTGTGGGCCAGCTTGTGCTCCACGTCGTGCATGGCGTGGATCACCGAGCCCGAGCCGAGGAAGAGGCACGCCTTGAAGAAGGCGTGGGTCATGACGTGGAAGATGGCCACGTAGAACGCGCCGACGCCGGCCGCGAGGAACATGTAGCCCAGTTGGCTGACTGTCGAGTAGGCCAGCACCTTCTTGATGTCGTTCTGCGTGATCGCGACCGTCGCCGCCATGATCGCCGTCAGCGCGCCGATGCTGGCGATGACCGCCATCGCGGTCGGCTGGAGGAGCACGAGCGACGAGAGGCGGGCCAGCAGGTAGAGGCCCGAGGTCACCATCGTCGCCGCGTGGATCAGCGCCGAGACGGGCGTCGGCCCGGCCATCGCGTCAGGCAGCCAGACGAACAGCGGGATCTGGGCGCTCTTGCCCGTCGCGCCGATGAACAGCAGGATGCAGACCCAGAGGCCGGTGCTCCCCTCGAACAGCGCCAGCGTCTCCGGCGCGAGCAGCGTCGTGAAGTCGAGCCCGAACGGCCCGTCGATGGCGGCGGTGACGGTCTGGAAGATGATGAACATCGCCAGCAGGAAGGCGAAGTCGCCGATCCGGTTGACGATGAACGCCTTGTTGGCCGCCGCCGAGTTCTTGAGGTCGGTGTACCAGAACCCGATCAGCAGGTAGCTGCACAGCCCCACGCCCTCCCAGCCGAGGAACAGCACCGGCAGGTTCTCCGCCAGCACCAGGTTGAGCATCGCGAAGATGAACAGGTTCAGGTAGGCGAAGAAGCGCCAGAACCCGTCGTCGTCGTGCATGTACCCGACCGAGTACAGGTGGATCAGCGCGCCGACGCCGGTGACAATCATCGTCATCAGCAGCGACAACTGGTCGATCCGGTACGCGAAGTCGATCTGCAAGTCGCCCGCGGCCATCCATGAGAAGTAGCGGACGACCTCCGGCTCGGCGAACCCGAAGAACAGCGTCGCGGTCACGGCGAACGGCAGCGCGACGGCCAGCGTCCCCAGCGCGCCGATGAGCGTCTTCTTCTCTCGGTACGCGGGCGAGAACAAGCCCATCATCCCGTTGAACGCCGCCACGAAGAGCGGCGGGAGGAGGATGAGCTGAACGAGGAGTTCCATTCGAGGGAGAGGGAATCGGGATGGGAGAGGGATGAGAGAGGGAGCGGCGGAGGCTTCCCTCCATCCCGCGTCCCCCCAAGCCTCTACCCTCTAAACAGACGCAGTTCGTCGACGTTGACGGTCAGCTTGTTGCGGAACATGGCGATCACGATCGCGAGCCCCACGGCCGCCTCAGCGGCGGCGACGCTCATCACGAAGAAGACCAGGATCTGGCCGTCCACGTCGCCGAAGGCCTGACTGAAGGCCACCAGCGTCAGGTTGACCGCGTTCAGCATCAGCTCGATGCTCAGGAAGACGACGATCACGTTGCGGCGCAGGAGCACGCCGAGAACGCCGATCGTAAAGAGCACCGCGCTCAGCGAGAGGTACCAGGTGAGGTCCATTCAGGTGTCGGTTGTCGGAGACCGGTTTCCGGTGGGCTCTCGGGGTACCGAGAACCGGGTACCGGACACCGCTACACGAATCGCTTCTTGGCGAGGAGGACGGCGCCGATGGTGGCGGCCAGCAGGAGCGCGCCGACGATCTCGAGCGAGAACGCGTGCGTCGTGAGGAGCGCCACGCCAAGGTTCTCGACCGAGGTCGCCGCGACGGCGTCCGCCGGGAGTGGGATCGCCGGGTCGAGGTCCGCGCGGGTGGCGACGGCCGAGAGCAGCAACGCCAGCACGCACACGCCGCCGATGAACGCCAGCGCGCGCGGCCACGAGAGCGTGCTCAGCCGCGGCGACTGCTCCAGGTTCAGAAGCATGATCACGAACAGGAACAGCACCATGATGGCGCCTGCGTAGACCAGGATCTGGACGACCCCGATGAAGGCGGCGTTGAGCGTCAGGTAGAGGCAGGCGATGGCGATCATCGTCTGGACCATCCACAGCGCACTGGCGACGGGGCTGCGCGAGACCAGCATGCCGACGGCACCGGCCACCGCGAAGACGGCGAACACGAAGAAGAGGAACGTCTCCACGGGGTTGGGTGAGGGGGAGGCGGGTCCGGGCCGCGAGCCCAGTGAGGGACGCCAAGATACCGGCCCTCTGCGCACGGCGACAACCGGACGGCGTTCCCGCGGGGATCTCTCCGTGAAGAGCCGCCCCGGCCGTCAGGGATGTCCCGTAGAAGCGGCTCGATGCGCTGGCCGGGCCGTCTATCTTCTGAGCCGATGGACGCCCCCGCCTCCCCTCCCGTCCCGACCGCCACGCCCCGGCGGCGCGTCCGCAAGCGCGACCTCGTGCTCCCGGTGGCCCTTAGCCTCGCGGCGGTAGGCGTGGTCCTGTGGGCGACCTACGAGCCGGGCGCCTTCGCGAAGGTGCGCGGGACGTTCAACCCGTGGTACCTGCTCGGCGCCGTCGGCGCGGTGGCGTTGCAGATCACGGCCGGCGGGCTCCGCCTGCGGTACGTCTCGCGCGGGCTGATCGGGTCCGCCGCGGGCATCCGGGCCCAGCTGACGTGGGACTTCATGTCGGCCGTGACGCCATCGGCTATGGGCGGGGCGCCGTTCGCGGCCTTCTTCATCGCCAAGGAGAACGGGCTCGCCTACGGGCAGGTGACGGCGGTCATGCTGTTCACGATGATCATGGACCAGATCTGGTTCACGCTGCTCATCGTGACGCTGTACGTCTCGGCGATCTGGCTCCCGGTCTTCCCCACCACGCTCGGCGCCGCGGGCATCGGCACGGTGGCGGTGTACCTGGCCGCGATGCTGTGCTACTTCGCCTTCTTCGCCTACGCGACGCTGTTTCGGCCCGAGCTGCTGGAGTGGCTGGCGGGGAAGGTGGTGCGCCTGAAGTGGCTGCGTCGGTTCGAGGAGCCGGTTCGCCGGGAGACCCGCAAGCTGCGGAACCAGGCCAAGATCCTCCGAGCGCAGTCGCTCGGCTTCTACCTCATCGGCGCGGTGTACACGCTCCTGTACTGGGCCGGCCGCTACGGCGTCGTCCTGCTGGTGGCGCTCAGCTTCTGGCGGGACTTCCGCCACGTGCTCTTCGTGATGCGGACCGCCGGCCTGTGGCTCGCGGGCCTCGCCATGCCGACGCCCGGCGGCTCGGGTGGCATCGAGGCGCTCTACGTGCTCTACCTCTCCCCGCTCCTGCCCGCGGGCTACGGCGGACCGGCCCTGCTCGTCTGGCGCGCGCTCGCCTACTACGGCGTCCTCGCGATGGGCCTCTACGTGGCCGGCGGCGCGGTCCGCGCCCTGCTCGCCGGGGAGACGCCCCCGCCCGACCCGACGAGCCTCCCCGACGAGCCCGAGCCCACACCATGACCCCGCGCCCCGTCGCCGACCGACGCGCCGAGGCGGACCGCTTCGACGTCCGCCGCATCCACCCGGCCGTGCGCTTCGGGTCGGCGAGTGACCGCTATGCCGCGTGGATCGACCAGATCTACCCGCGCGACGTGTGGGCGGGCGAGGTCACGAGTCGCAAGAAGGCCGTCGGCGGGCAGTCGTACGAGGAGCGGCTGCTGCCCACCGCGTCGGTGGAGGACTACTTCCTTCACTTCGGCGTGCTGGAGATCGACTTCACCTACTACCGGCCGCTGCTGGAAGCGACCGGGAAGCCGTCGCCGGGCCTGTTCACGCTGCAGCACTACGCCGATGCGTCGCCTGCGAACGCGCGCTACGTCCTCAAGGCGCCGCAGCAGGTGTTGTCGCGCCGTCTGCGCCGCAAGGTCGACGGCCGCTGGGCCTACGTCG
It contains:
- a CDS encoding NADH-quinone oxidoreductase subunit L produces the protein MELLVQLILLPPLFVAAFNGMMGLFSPAYREKKTLIGALGTLAVALPFAVTATLFFGFAEPEVVRYFSWMAAGDLQIDFAYRIDQLSLLMTMIVTGVGALIHLYSVGYMHDDDGFWRFFAYLNLFIFAMLNLVLAENLPVLFLGWEGVGLCSYLLIGFWYTDLKNSAAANKAFIVNRIGDFAFLLAMFIIFQTVTAAIDGPFGLDFTTLLAPETLALFEGSTGLWVCILLFIGATGKSAQIPLFVWLPDAMAGPTPVSALIHAATMVTSGLYLLARLSSLVLLQPTAMAVIASIGALTAIMAATVAITQNDIKKVLAYSTVSQLGYMFLAAGVGAFYVAIFHVMTHAFFKACLFLGSGSVIHAMHDVEHKLAHKGLVPDHHGGHGDDHAPDHGEGHHADGPKPAYATLPYEGGFDAQDMRTMGGLRKDMKVTAATFLVSTLAIAGLPPLSGFFSKDEILFRTFEFANQVHIGYGVLWVVGLITAVLTAIYMTRAYLLTFEGESRWPDAFDTRAHESPITMTIPLMVLAGLAAVAGFFGLPAVFGENASWIHGWLVGHDGHLGPVADALEAATAPAGSLFATLDAHHASHTTEWILLGLGATLAIAGIAAAWLGFRFASRGPEADRSVRKVFALFYAPASQVWFFDRVYNATFVKATVEGARKVFAPFDKNVVDGGVMGLAHGVRRLSGWLRGAQTGVVQTYALAIVVGVVAVVALVLFV
- a CDS encoding NuoM family protein, which codes for MLLSLVIFLPALGALALLALPSVNAIRWGALGVTLVTFAISIGLWLGFDPAVSTAAAPQMATRLLWFGGVDITYFVGVDGLNLLLILLTTLLGPIIVLSSWTYIGKAHKGYYALMLLLETGVLGVFAAFDVFLFYIFFELTLIPMVFLIGIWGGEDRVYAAVKFVLYTLVGSLLMLVGVLWLGFAAGDAVNGGVFTTDWYKLVSFGVPLGAQWGLFAVFGLAFMIKVPLFPFHTWLPDAHTQAPTGGSVVLAGVLLKMGTYGLLRFVIPFFPNASAAAAPWIGVLAVIGIVYGALVAFAQTDVKKLVAYSSVSHLGFVVLGVFAFDVIASQGALIQMVNHGISTGALFLIIGMLYERRHTRAMADFGGIAKSVPVLTFFMLFSVFASAGLPGLNGFVGEFMILIGSWNSPTLGNPVLIAVATTGVIFAAVYLLWMVYRTFFGEITNEENRTMADLNGREIGLLLPLAALMLLMGFWPAPFLDRSERAVRSLIATSEVKAGAVLAASKDLDAKPVVVDVVWPADVAAAPVAPPAPAH
- a CDS encoding lysylphosphatidylglycerol synthase transmembrane domain-containing protein, whose translation is MDAPASPPVPTATPRRRVRKRDLVLPVALSLAAVGVVLWATYEPGAFAKVRGTFNPWYLLGAVGAVALQITAGGLRLRYVSRGLIGSAAGIRAQLTWDFMSAVTPSAMGGAPFAAFFIAKENGLAYGQVTAVMLFTMIMDQIWFTLLIVTLYVSAIWLPVFPTTLGAAGIGTVAVYLAAMLCYFAFFAYATLFRPELLEWLAGKVVRLKWLRRFEEPVRRETRKLRNQAKILRAQSLGFYLIGAVYTLLYWAGRYGVVLLVALSFWRDFRHVLFVMRTAGLWLAGLAMPTPGGSGGIEALYVLYLSPLLPAGYGGPALLVWRALAYYGVLAMGLYVAGGAVRALLAGETPPPDPTSLPDEPEPTP
- the nuoK gene encoding NADH-quinone oxidoreductase subunit NuoK, which translates into the protein MDLTWYLSLSAVLFTIGVLGVLLRRNVIVVFLSIELMLNAVNLTLVAFSQAFGDVDGQILVFFVMSVAAAEAAVGLAIVIAMFRNKLTVNVDELRLFRG
- a CDS encoding NADH-quinone oxidoreductase subunit J, which produces METFLFFVFAVFAVAGAVGMLVSRSPVASALWMVQTMIAIACLYLTLNAAFIGVVQILVYAGAIMVLFLFVIMLLNLEQSPRLSTLSWPRALAFIGGVCVLALLLSAVATRADLDPAIPLPADAVAATSVENLGVALLTTHAFSLEIVGALLLAATIGAVLLAKKRFV